The nucleotide sequence CGAGCGCTTGCGGCTCGACAGTCATATCGAAGCAATCGAGACCCAGCTCGACGACCGCATCCTCTGCTTCGAGAAGGCCGAGTTCATGGTGCGGATGTGGAACAAATATCGCGAGCCGCTGCTGCTCATCGAGGCGGACGCCATATTGCGCGAGACACCGCTGCTGCCGTCCTTCCTCGGCTGCGACGTCGCGCTGCATAAATGGAACCGCTGGGAGATGTCGGCACGCACGCTCTATCTCGGCCGCACCAATCACGCCGAGCGCCTGCTCCGCACCTGGCAACACCTCGCCGCGTCCTATCCCGCGATCTGGGACGGCTATCTGCTCGACCAGGCCTGGAGCCTCACCTCGTCGCAGGTGCCGCTCGACACCGTGTGGCTGCCGCGGTGCTATCACGCGCTCAAGGGCGATCTCGGCGCGAGCCGCGCCGTCATCCTGCACGACCGGCAGACGACGACGCTGGAGCTCGGGCCCGATCCCGGCTTCGCCGGCCTCGTGCGCACCGCTCGCCGCGCCGGCCGCACCGGCGCCCGCGACGCCTTTATTGTGATGACCTCGAAGGCCGAAGCCGGCAACGGCATCGCCGTGATCCTGCGCGACATCTCAGCCACCGATGCGACCGCAGTTGCGGCGACGGTCGAAGCGGTGACTGGCGCCTACGCCGCCGATTGCGGCGGATACGGTCGGCTCGAGCTGTCGCTGTGCGCCTGGCAGGAGGACGTCGGCGCCGCGCGCGAAGCCGCCGCTCAGGCGCGCTACCGCATCCTGGAGATCTCGCCGGGCCAGCGCATCGCCAACGATTTCTTCGCCGCCCACACCTCCGACGATGCGGTCATGACCGCGCGCCACCTTTTCCCCTGACGGACGACACACGATGCTGAACACCATCATCCTGCTCACCAACACCGTGCAACAGCAGCAGCCGCTCGCCAACCTGCTCCGCGAGCACAATCTCAATCTGTCCTTCTGTTCGGCGCTGCGCGCCCGGGACCTCACCGCAATCTCGCCTGAAGTCCTGCGCAACGCGCGCCTGGTGTCCTTTGCCAACGATATCGCCGTCTCCGAAAAGTTCCTACTCCGGCTCGGCCATGGCGCCTACAGGTTCTACACGGCGCCGACGCAATATCCGGGCTTGCCGCCAGCGCCCGACGAGAGCGACGACGATCCGCGCTGCATCTCCGTGATCGCGCAGTCGATGACGATCTGGCCGGATTTCAGGAAGGTGGTCGGGCTCGAGACCGTGACGATTCCGGAAGGAACTGATATCGCCGAGCGCGACCGGCTGGTCTTCTCGCGGCTTGCCCATCTGTTCTGGCGGATGTCGGGCATGATCGCGGTCGAGGCCGCGGATCTTCCTGGCATCATCGACGCCGGCGAGAGCCAGCGGCCATCACTCGCGATGATGAACTGACGCCGCCAACGCGTCGCGGTGCTCGGGGGCGGCGATCGCGATCATGCGGCGCGCGCGCTCGGCAAGGCCGCAGCCGCGCAGCTCGGCAATGCCCCATTCGGTGACGATGGCATCGACGTCGGCGCGCGGCGTCGTCACCGTCTCGACATTGGCGACGATGCGGCTGGTGCCGTCGGACGCGGTTGCCGGCAGCGCGATGATCGCCCTGCCCCCAAGAGACGCGTTGGCGCCGCGCACGAAATCGAGCTGCCCGCCGATCGCGCCGATCGCAACGCCATTCAGCGTCTCGGAATTGACGGCGCCGTCGAGCCCGACCTGAAGAGCCGAGTTGATCGCGACCAGCCGGTTGATCCGCCCCAGCACGCTCTGGCCGTGCGTGTAGGACGTCGGCCGTACGGCGACCTCCCGGTTCTGGTGAACGAAGCGATAGAGCCGCGCTGTCCCGATCACCTGGTTGGTGACGGTGATCCCGTCATCGATGCCCTTCTCCGCATTCGTCACCGCACCGCGCTCGATCAAATCGACCACGGCGTCGTTGATCAGACCGGAATGAATGCCGAGGTTGCGTGCATGGGAGAGCGAGGACAGGATTGCGTCCGGGATCCGCCCCACCCCGAACTGGAGCGTGCTGCGGTCGGAAATCAGGCTCGCCGCATGCGCCGCAATCCGCCGCGAGACGTCGTCGAGCGGTGTTGAGGGCAGTTCGACGGGAGGGCGGCGGGCAGCCACGCGCACATGGATCGGCACGTTCGCTGGCCAGTCCGCGCCGAGTGTGAAGGGCGCATCCGGATTGATCTCGGCGATGACGAGGCGCGCCCCGCGCGCGGCGTCGATGACATAGTCGTTGGAGAGGCTCGCGCTCAGCCCGCCGTCGGCGGCTTCGGCGAGCTGCACCAGCACCACATCGGCTCGGTGACGGCGCGCGGCGAAATCGGCGCAGAAGGCACTGTAGTTGCCCGGGATCACATCGAGCCGCCCGGCTCTCGCGAGCCGCCGCGCATTGCCAATCACGCCATAGCTCAGGAACGACACGTTGGGCGTGCAGGCCGAAAAGGTTTCCGAGAACAGCGGGCCGACCATCATGCGAAAGGCCGGAAGCTGCGCAGCCTGCGCGACGAATGCTTCGGTCAAGGTGACGGGCTCCGCGGTCGCCTGCCCGCACACCACGAGGTCGCCGTCTTGGATCAGGCCGGTAAAATCGATCGGCGCTGGTTCTGCCGGCATTTTCGGCTAGTCCATCGGCGCAAGGCGCGCGGAGGACTCGTTCAGGAGCGTGCGTAGCTCCGTCTTCACGATCTTGCCGTAGCTGTTCTTCGGCAGCTCGCCGGTGACGTAATAATGCTTCGGTCGCTTGAAACGCGCGATCCAGGCATTGCAGATCTGATCGAGCTCGCTCCGCGTTACGCTCTTGCCTGTCACGGGAACGACGACGGCCACGACCTCCTCGCCCCATTCCGGATGCGGCCGGCCGATAACGGAGACCTCGGCAACGGCCTCGTGCCGCAGCAATACCTCCTCGACCTCGCGCGGATAGATGTTGGTGCCACCGGAGATGATGACGTCCTTGGAGCGGTCCTTCAGCGTGAGGAATCCGTCCGCATCGAACGCGCCCATGTCGCCGGTGTAGAGCCAGCCGTCGCGCAGGGTGTTCGCGGTGGCCTCCGGATTCTGCCAGTAGCCGGACATCACGGTATCGCCCCGTACGATGATCTCGCCGATCTCGCCCGGCGCGACATCCCGCCCCGCCTCGTCCACGGTGCGGACCTGCACGACACCCTGCGCGATGCCGACCGACGCCAGGCGTTCTTGGTGGCGCGGATGCCCGGCATCGACATGCATCGACTTGGGCAGATAGGTGATCGTCATCGGGGTCTCGCCCTGACCATAGATCTGCGCGAGCTTCGGCCCAAACACCGCGAGTGCCGCCTTGCAATCGGCGACATACATCGGGCCACCGCCATAGATGATGGTCTTCAGCCCCGGCGCGCTCGCGCCTGCCGCTTCCGCGGCGACCGTCAGGCGCCGCACCATGGTGGGCGCGGCGAAGAAGGAGATGTCGTCGCGCTTCGCCGTCAGCTCCAGAATCTCGTCCGGCTCGAAGCGACCGCTCTCTGGAACCACTTGCGCGCCCATGCCGAGCACATGCGGCACCATGTAGAGCCCGGAGCCGTGCGACATCGGCGCGGCGTGCAAGAGCGACTCGCCAGGGGCGATGGGGTTGATCTCGGCGAGATAGTTCAGCGCCATGGCGAGCAGGTTGCGATGGCTCAGCACCGCGCCCTTCGGCCGGCCTGTGGTGCCGCTGGTGTAGAAAATCCAGGCGGGATCGGTGATCCCGACATCGGCGATGGCGATGCCGTCGGCCTTCTCAAAGCTGCGATGCTCGGCTGAGCCGATCTCGATGACGTGCGGTTTGCGCGCGCCGAGCGCCAACGCCTCTGACGCAACGCTCGCCATGTCCTCGGTCACGAAGACGACCGCTGCGCCCGAATTGTCGAGGATAAACGCAACTTCGCGCGGATGCAGCTTTGCGTTGATGGGAACGGCGACCAGGCCGGCATGCCAGCATGCATAGAGGCAGGCGACATAGTCCGGCACGTTCTTCATCAGAAGCGCAACGCGGTCACCTTTGGCAAGGCCAAGGCGCTGTTGCATCGAGGCGGCCAGCGAGGCCACCGTCGCGGCGAGCCGGCCGTAATCGGCGACCGGCGTCAGTCCCTTGAATAGCGCCGGCGCGGAGGCGTCGGCTCTGGCGGCACGAAGCAGATGATGAGCGAGGTTCATGGCGATCCTGCCGAACGATCCGCGGGCAAGATTAGTACGATTTGGCGAGGCCGAGCACCTTTTCGGCGATAAAGCTGAGCGCGAGCTGCGGGCTGACCGGCGCAATGCGCGGGATCAGGATCTCGCGCAAATAGCGCTCGACGTGGAACTCCTTGGCATAGCCGAAACCGCCATGGGTCATCACCGCCTGCTCGCAGGCCGAGAAGCCGGCTTCACCCGCGAGATATTTTGCAGCATTGGCCGCGGCGCCGCAGGGCATGCCCTTGTCGTACTGCCAAGCCGCCGACATAACCATCAGCCAGGCCGCCTCGAGCTCGACCCAGTTCACCGCGAGTGGATGCTGGATGCCCTGGTTCTTGCCGATCGGACGGTTGAACACCACGCGCGTCTTGGCGTACTCGGTTGCGCGCGACAGCGCGAGCTTGCCGAGCCCGACCGCTTCCGCCGCGATCAGGATGCGCTCGGGATTCATGCCCTCAAGGATGTATTCGAAGCCGCGGCCCTCTTCGCCGATGCGGTCCTCCATCGGGATCTCGAAATCCTCGAAGAACAGCTCGTTGGAATCGACGATCTTGCGGCCCATCTTCTCGATCTCGTGGACCTTGATCTCCTTGCGATCGAAATCGGTGTAGAACAGGCTGAGGCCGTGGGTGGGCGAACGCACCTCCTCCAGCGGCGTGGTGCGCGCCAACAGCAGGATCTTGTGCGCGACCTGCGCGG is from Bradyrhizobium sp. ISRA430 and encodes:
- a CDS encoding AMP-binding protein produces the protein MNLAHHLLRAARADASAPALFKGLTPVADYGRLAATVASLAASMQQRLGLAKGDRVALLMKNVPDYVACLYACWHAGLVAVPINAKLHPREVAFILDNSGAAVVFVTEDMASVASEALALGARKPHVIEIGSAEHRSFEKADGIAIADVGITDPAWIFYTSGTTGRPKGAVLSHRNLLAMALNYLAEINPIAPGESLLHAAPMSHGSGLYMVPHVLGMGAQVVPESGRFEPDEILELTAKRDDISFFAAPTMVRRLTVAAEAAGASAPGLKTIIYGGGPMYVADCKAALAVFGPKLAQIYGQGETPMTITYLPKSMHVDAGHPRHQERLASVGIAQGVVQVRTVDEAGRDVAPGEIGEIIVRGDTVMSGYWQNPEATANTLRDGWLYTGDMGAFDADGFLTLKDRSKDVIISGGTNIYPREVEEVLLRHEAVAEVSVIGRPHPEWGEEVVAVVVPVTGKSVTRSELDQICNAWIARFKRPKHYYVTGELPKNSYGKIVKTELRTLLNESSARLAPMD
- a CDS encoding acyl-CoA dehydrogenase family protein, with the protein product MDFALTDQQEAIRDAIAKICEGFDDAYWLKKDHDGGFPHDFHKALADAGWLGICVPEEYGGSGLGITEAAIMMRTIAESGAGMSGASAVHINVFGLNPVVVFGTEEQRKRMLPPMVEGREKACFAVTEPNTGLNTTQLKTRAVAKNDRYIVNGQKVWISTAQVAHKILLLARTTPLEEVRSPTHGLSLFYTDFDRKEIKVHEIEKMGRKIVDSNELFFEDFEIPMEDRIGEEGRGFEYILEGMNPERILIAAEAVGLGKLALSRATEYAKTRVVFNRPIGKNQGIQHPLAVNWVELEAAWLMVMSAAWQYDKGMPCGAAANAAKYLAGEAGFSACEQAVMTHGGFGYAKEFHVERYLREILIPRIAPVSPQLALSFIAEKVLGLAKSY
- a CDS encoding acetyl-CoA hydrolase/transferase C-terminal domain-containing protein, with the protein product MPAEPAPIDFTGLIQDGDLVVCGQATAEPVTLTEAFVAQAAQLPAFRMMVGPLFSETFSACTPNVSFLSYGVIGNARRLARAGRLDVIPGNYSAFCADFAARRHRADVVLVQLAEAADGGLSASLSNDYVIDAARGARLVIAEINPDAPFTLGADWPANVPIHVRVAARRPPVELPSTPLDDVSRRIAAHAASLISDRSTLQFGVGRIPDAILSSLSHARNLGIHSGLINDAVVDLIERGAVTNAEKGIDDGITVTNQVIGTARLYRFVHQNREVAVRPTSYTHGQSVLGRINRLVAINSALQVGLDGAVNSETLNGVAIGAIGGQLDFVRGANASLGGRAIIALPATASDGTSRIVANVETVTTPRADVDAIVTEWGIAELRGCGLAERARRMIAIAAPEHRDALAASVHHRE